One genomic region from Muriicola soli encodes:
- the ligA gene encoding NAD-dependent DNA ligase LigA, which yields MTPEERIHALRKELHDHNYRYYVLDAPVISDYEFDLKLKELQALEDANPQFKDASSPTMRVGGAVTKNFNTLEHEQRMYSLDNSYSREELLEWEKRVNKILGGAKVEYTCELKYDGASISLTYENGTLSRALTRGDGFQGDEVTANVKTIKSVPLKLRGDYPEKFDIRGEIILPLEGFEKMNKERIKNGDDPYMNPRNTASGSLKLQDSALVAERPLDCLLYALVGRNLPAANHYELLDKARKWGFKIPKEAKLCKTMDEVLTYLDHWDTHRHDLPYETDGVVIKVNNLIQQEELGYTAKSPRWAIAYKFQTEQSSSVLEKITYQVGRTGAITPVANLQPVLLAGTTVKRASLHNADQIAKLDIREGDTVFVEKGGEIIPKIVGVDLSRRPEDSSPTKYITNCPECDTLLQRQAGEAQHFCPNITGCPPQITGRIQHFISRKAMDIEGLGAETVELLFNEGLIENYADLYTLTKEQVVPLERMADKSAENLIQGIADSVNIPFERVLFALGIRYVGETVAKVLAKAFKDIDALMEASQESLMQVNEIGQRIAESVVSFFEEEKNREIIEELRKHGLKFSLSEAQLENQTDLLKGKTLVVSGVFENLERNELKKLIEDNGGKVSSSISSKTSYLVAGNNMGPSKRTKAETLGVPIISEEEFLDLIK from the coding sequence ATGACTCCGGAAGAGCGAATTCATGCCCTGAGAAAGGAACTTCACGACCATAATTACCGCTATTATGTACTAGATGCCCCCGTAATATCTGATTATGAATTTGATCTTAAACTAAAGGAATTACAGGCTCTGGAAGATGCAAACCCCCAATTTAAAGATGCGAGTTCGCCTACCATGAGGGTAGGGGGAGCGGTGACCAAAAATTTTAATACCCTGGAGCATGAACAGCGGATGTATTCTTTGGATAATTCCTATTCCAGGGAAGAATTGTTAGAATGGGAGAAGCGTGTAAACAAAATACTGGGCGGCGCAAAAGTTGAATATACCTGCGAGTTGAAATACGACGGGGCTTCCATCAGTCTGACTTACGAAAATGGAACCTTATCCAGGGCGCTTACCCGGGGGGATGGTTTTCAGGGAGATGAGGTTACGGCCAATGTCAAAACTATAAAATCTGTCCCTTTAAAATTGAGAGGTGATTATCCTGAGAAATTTGATATCCGGGGTGAGATTATCCTTCCTCTCGAAGGATTTGAGAAAATGAACAAAGAGCGTATTAAGAATGGTGATGATCCCTATATGAACCCCAGAAATACGGCCTCAGGAAGTTTAAAATTGCAGGATAGTGCCCTTGTGGCAGAAAGACCTCTTGATTGCCTGTTATACGCCTTGGTTGGTAGGAATCTTCCTGCGGCCAATCACTATGAACTCCTCGATAAGGCCAGGAAATGGGGTTTTAAGATTCCTAAAGAGGCAAAGCTATGCAAAACTATGGATGAAGTTTTGACTTATCTGGACCATTGGGATACTCATCGACATGATCTTCCATATGAAACCGACGGGGTGGTTATCAAAGTGAACAATCTGATTCAGCAGGAGGAACTGGGCTATACGGCTAAATCGCCGAGGTGGGCTATTGCTTACAAATTTCAGACGGAACAGTCTAGTTCTGTCCTGGAGAAAATTACTTATCAGGTAGGCAGGACAGGGGCAATTACTCCGGTAGCCAATTTACAGCCTGTGCTATTGGCAGGGACAACCGTAAAGCGTGCCTCCCTTCACAATGCAGATCAGATAGCGAAACTCGACATTAGAGAAGGGGATACAGTCTTTGTGGAAAAAGGAGGGGAAATCATCCCTAAGATTGTGGGTGTTGATTTATCCAGGAGGCCCGAAGATTCGAGCCCCACCAAATACATTACGAATTGCCCGGAATGTGATACCCTCCTTCAGCGACAGGCAGGGGAAGCTCAGCATTTCTGTCCCAATATCACCGGGTGTCCGCCTCAGATCACCGGTAGGATACAGCATTTTATTTCGAGGAAGGCCATGGATATAGAAGGCTTGGGTGCAGAAACGGTCGAGTTGCTTTTTAATGAAGGGCTTATTGAAAATTATGCGGATTTGTACACCTTAACCAAGGAGCAGGTAGTTCCTTTGGAGCGGATGGCCGACAAGTCGGCTGAAAACCTCATCCAGGGAATTGCAGATTCTGTAAATATACCTTTTGAGCGGGTGCTTTTTGCCCTTGGAATACGATACGTAGGTGAAACCGTGGCTAAGGTCCTGGCCAAGGCATTTAAAGACATTGACGCCCTGATGGAAGCGAGTCAGGAATCCCTGATGCAGGTAAACGAAATAGGACAACGGATCGCAGAAAGTGTTGTTTCCTTTTTTGAGGAAGAAAAAAATAGAGAAATTATAGAAGAACTCAGAAAACACGGCTTAAAATTTTCACTTTCGGAGGCTCAGTTGGAGAATCAAACCGACTTGCTGAAGGGGAAAACTTTGGTGGTTTCCGGTGTTTTTGAAAACCTGGAGCGCAACGAATTAAAAAAACTGATAGAAGATAACGGCGGCAAGGTGAGCTCTTCTATTTCTTCCAAAACGTCTTACCTCGTAGCCGGAAACAATATGGGTCCCAGTAAACGCACTAAGGCTGAAACTTTGGGAGTGCCCATAATTTCGGAAGAGGAATTTCTCGATCTAATAAAATAA
- the prmC gene encoding peptide chain release factor N(5)-glutamine methyltransferase — MLLKEIKHIFHKELDQRYGSDEVDHFFYYFIEHYLELPKFHLALHPEWIITKEEEGVFFRGLSALKQGQPLQYVLGITYFMDLPIKVNKNVLIPRPETEELVRRIIKDYKDFSGPLRILDIGTGSGCIALSLSKYLPDANIKGIDLSPGALKMAKENARLNELDVEWVESDIRIMNLTQDYYDIIVSNPPYVLDMEKSEMEEHVKEAEPPMALFVPDDKPLVFYEYIVREARKALVEGGAIYLEINQRFGKEVSSLLKDHNFESIELSRDLHGRDRYVKAINSKK; from the coding sequence GTGCTATTAAAAGAAATAAAACACATTTTCCACAAAGAGTTGGACCAGCGATACGGCAGTGATGAAGTGGACCATTTTTTCTATTATTTTATTGAACACTATTTAGAATTACCGAAATTTCATTTAGCCTTACATCCCGAATGGATTATTACTAAGGAGGAGGAGGGAGTTTTCTTCAGGGGTCTTTCCGCACTAAAACAGGGACAACCGCTGCAGTATGTTTTAGGAATTACATACTTTATGGATCTTCCTATTAAGGTAAATAAGAACGTACTGATTCCAAGACCGGAAACAGAGGAACTGGTTCGTAGAATTATAAAAGACTACAAGGATTTTTCCGGACCTCTCAGAATATTAGATATAGGAACAGGCAGTGGCTGTATTGCTCTTTCCCTTTCAAAGTATCTCCCGGATGCCAATATCAAAGGAATTGATTTATCCCCCGGGGCTTTAAAAATGGCAAAGGAAAATGCCCGTCTTAATGAGCTTGATGTAGAATGGGTCGAATCCGACATAAGAATTATGAATCTCACCCAAGATTACTATGACATTATAGTTTCAAACCCACCCTATGTTCTGGACATGGAAAAATCAGAGATGGAAGAACATGTGAAAGAAGCGGAACCTCCTATGGCGCTTTTTGTACCCGATGATAAGCCATTGGTGTTTTATGAATATATTGTAAGAGAAGCCCGAAAAGCATTGGTTGAAGGCGGAGCAATCTACCTTGAGATAAATCAGCGTTTTGGAAAAGAGGTAAGTAGCTTGCTTAAAGATCATAATTTTGAATCGATTGAACTAAGCAGGGATCTCCACGGCAGGGACAGATATGTAAAAGCAATCAATTCTAAAAAATAA
- the ribD gene encoding bifunctional diaminohydroxyphosphoribosylaminopyrimidine deaminase/5-amino-6-(5-phosphoribosylamino)uracil reductase RibD: MKIHEKYILRCIELGKNGLGTTAPNPMVGCVILCDNTIIGEGFTSPFGGHHAEVNAINSVKDKSLLKKATLYVSLEPCSHFGKTPPCTDLIIKSGIPRVVIGLKDPHSKVAGKGIHALRKAGIEVIFPVLEEACEDHHKRFLTFHLKKRPYIILKWAESADGYIAPTSELREKKPQPFWISNRYSKQLVHQWRAEEQAILVGTNTVLEDNPKLNARTWVGKSPLRVVLDRELKIPSDYNVFDDSADTLVYTNSDSDGPKQKGAEIQTIDFSRKVVETICQDLHSRQVQSIIVEGGAQTLISFIKAKAWDEARIFVGNSEFGDGIKAPVITAREIEKKRIATDTLRILKND, from the coding sequence GTGAAGATACACGAAAAATATATTCTTAGATGTATTGAACTGGGGAAAAACGGGCTGGGAACCACAGCTCCAAACCCTATGGTGGGGTGTGTTATTCTCTGTGATAATACAATAATTGGAGAAGGATTTACCAGTCCCTTCGGTGGACATCATGCTGAGGTTAATGCTATCAATTCGGTAAAAGACAAATCTTTACTCAAAAAAGCTACCTTATACGTCAGCCTTGAACCCTGCTCTCATTTCGGAAAAACTCCTCCGTGTACAGATTTAATCATTAAATCCGGTATTCCCCGGGTTGTAATAGGCTTGAAGGATCCTCATAGCAAAGTTGCCGGGAAAGGTATTCATGCTTTGAGAAAAGCCGGTATAGAAGTTATATTTCCCGTCCTGGAAGAAGCCTGTGAAGATCACCACAAAAGATTTCTCACTTTTCACCTGAAGAAGAGGCCTTATATCATTCTAAAATGGGCAGAGAGCGCAGACGGCTATATTGCCCCAACTAGTGAATTGCGCGAGAAAAAACCTCAACCCTTCTGGATTTCCAATCGCTACTCAAAACAGCTGGTTCATCAATGGAGAGCAGAGGAACAGGCCATTTTAGTGGGCACTAATACCGTGCTGGAGGACAATCCAAAATTAAACGCAAGGACATGGGTGGGTAAAAGTCCTTTGCGGGTAGTGCTTGACAGAGAATTAAAAATACCATCAGACTATAACGTATTTGACGATTCAGCGGACACTCTGGTATATACAAATTCGGATAGCGACGGACCGAAGCAAAAAGGGGCAGAAATCCAGACAATCGATTTTTCAAGAAAGGTTGTAGAAACGATTTGTCAAGATTTACACAGCAGGCAGGTTCAGAGCATCATTGTGGAGGGCGGGGCTCAGACACTTATTTCCTTTATCAAGGCAAAAGCCTGGGACGAAGCCAGGATATTTGTTGGTAATTCTGAATTCGGAGATGGGATTAAAGCCCCCGTGATCACGGCCAGGGAGATTGAAAAGAAACGCATCGCAACCGACACTTTAAGAATTCTGAAAAATGATTAA
- a CDS encoding HAD family hydrolase, translating to MIKNILFDFGDVFINLDKGATLRELSEAGYDVIAAELYPLMISYEKGLLPTSEFVKSAQYYFPGLETMDLISAWNAIILDFPEDRLTFLKQLAARENYRLFLLSNTNDLHITKVKKEMGEKKFNAFRKCFEGFYLSHELKMRKPDAEVFLTILENHSLKPNETLFVDDTLEHIVSADRLGLKTWHLQVGKEAVTDLDKHL from the coding sequence ATGATTAAAAATATCCTCTTTGATTTTGGAGATGTCTTTATCAACCTGGACAAGGGTGCCACTTTAAGGGAATTGTCAGAAGCGGGGTACGATGTGATAGCAGCAGAACTTTACCCACTTATGATTAGCTATGAAAAAGGACTTTTGCCAACTTCTGAATTTGTTAAGTCGGCACAATATTACTTTCCTGGACTGGAAACCATGGATTTGATCTCGGCCTGGAATGCGATAATTCTGGATTTCCCTGAAGACCGGCTCACATTTTTAAAACAGCTGGCAGCCAGGGAGAATTACAGACTCTTTTTATTGAGTAACACCAACGATTTACATATCACAAAAGTTAAAAAGGAGATGGGAGAAAAAAAATTCAATGCCTTCAGAAAATGCTTCGAGGGTTTTTACCTTTCCCATGAATTAAAAATGCGAAAGCCCGATGCTGAGGTCTTTTTGACCATATTGGAAAATCACTCTTTAAAGCCCAATGAAACCCTCTTCGTAGACGATACGCTTGAACACATTGTCAGTGCCGATAGGTTGGGATTGAAGACCTGGCATTTGCAGGTGGGAAAGGAAGCAGTAACAGACCTCGATAAGCATTTGTAA
- a CDS encoding EamA family transporter gives MLDLALSILCSSLIFVIFKLYPRFKVQTLYAIIVNYFTACLVGFTLMENSVSPMEIPGKSWFSGTLILGVLFIIIFNLMAKTSQVLGVSVASVATKMSLSIPVLLGVIIYGEELGIVKALGVLLALCAVYFSSMRKAHLPFDKRTLYLPLLVFLGSGVIDASIQYAEQFLVPSDEFPVFSSTVFASAGCCGLIFILIRSKKEKIRIAPQSILGGLALGVPNFFSIYFLLRALQNEVLNSASVFTINNVAIVMFSTLLGILLFREVLTVRNWIGIGLAILSIILVAAF, from the coding sequence ATGCTAGATCTCGCCCTGAGTATTCTTTGTTCCAGCTTGATTTTTGTGATCTTTAAGCTGTATCCCCGTTTTAAGGTACAAACACTATACGCCATCATCGTCAACTACTTCACCGCTTGCCTAGTAGGGTTCACTCTAATGGAGAACAGCGTTAGTCCCATGGAGATTCCCGGCAAGAGCTGGTTTTCGGGAACCCTTATCTTAGGAGTACTCTTTATTATCATTTTTAACCTCATGGCCAAAACTTCACAGGTATTAGGTGTTTCCGTTGCCTCAGTTGCCACCAAGATGTCATTGAGTATCCCTGTTCTATTAGGGGTCATTATATACGGAGAAGAATTGGGTATTGTAAAGGCTTTAGGGGTTCTGCTGGCCTTGTGTGCAGTTTACTTCAGCTCAATGAGAAAGGCTCATCTACCCTTTGACAAAAGGACTTTATACTTACCTCTCCTTGTTTTTCTGGGCTCAGGCGTAATCGACGCCAGTATTCAATATGCAGAGCAATTTCTGGTGCCTTCGGATGAATTTCCTGTATTTTCTTCCACAGTTTTCGCTAGTGCGGGCTGTTGTGGTTTAATTTTTATTCTGATCAGATCCAAAAAAGAAAAAATCCGAATTGCCCCTCAAAGTATTTTGGGTGGTTTGGCACTGGGTGTACCCAACTTCTTTTCGATCTATTTTTTGCTTCGTGCTCTACAGAACGAAGTGCTGAACAGTGCATCTGTATTTACAATCAACAACGTGGCGATTGTTATGTTCTCGACGCTCCTGGGAATCCTGTTATTCAGGGAGGTGCTAACTGTAAGGAATTGGATAGGAATAGGTCTGGCTATTCTGAGTATCATCCTGGTTGCCGCATTTTAA
- a CDS encoding IMPACT family protein, which yields MASDQYKTISSSAEGLIHKDRNSKFLGFAYPVSNEEEIKTILAELRQQHKGANHVCYAWQMGVEPHRWRANDDGEPNNSAGLPIYGQIQAYGITDVLVAVVRFFGGTKLGVGGLISAYKQTAQMTLEEVRIITKTVFSTLIVEFDYQAISSVMRLIKKNQLQFHDQTEGTKAQYTLEVPRNKLMVIKKKLEAIKGVQLSTPT from the coding sequence ATGGCCTCAGATCAATACAAAACAATATCCTCTTCGGCAGAAGGCCTTATACATAAGGATAGGAATAGTAAATTTCTTGGTTTTGCATACCCTGTGTCAAATGAAGAGGAAATCAAAACCATACTAGCAGAATTAAGGCAGCAGCATAAAGGAGCCAATCATGTATGTTATGCCTGGCAAATGGGCGTGGAACCGCATAGATGGCGGGCAAATGATGATGGTGAACCCAACAATTCTGCCGGATTGCCTATTTACGGTCAGATACAGGCCTATGGCATCACAGATGTGCTGGTGGCTGTGGTAAGGTTCTTTGGAGGCACAAAACTAGGCGTAGGCGGACTCATATCAGCCTACAAGCAAACGGCCCAAATGACACTTGAAGAAGTAAGGATCATTACCAAAACCGTATTCAGTACATTAATCGTTGAGTTTGATTACCAAGCTATTAGTTCTGTAATGCGATTGATTAAAAAGAATCAGCTTCAATTTCACGATCAAACAGAAGGAACTAAGGCGCAATACACCTTAGAGGTTCCGAGGAATAAACTGATGGTGATCAAAAAGAAGCTCGAAGCGATAAAAGGTGTTCAACTTTCTACTCCAACATAA
- a CDS encoding acyl-CoA thioesterase, with protein sequence MGHQNKFSFRVRYGETDQMGVVYHGNYAQYLEMGRVEWLRSLGFSYKQMEKDGIMLPVISLQLEFRKSATYDDLITVITKLVKPPLVRIEFEYEIRNEEDELLATARTVLAFMDMKTSRPIKCPDAILKQLQI encoded by the coding sequence ATGGGGCATCAAAACAAATTTTCTTTTCGGGTTCGCTATGGTGAAACAGACCAGATGGGTGTAGTTTATCACGGTAATTATGCGCAATACCTGGAGATGGGTAGGGTAGAGTGGTTGAGGTCGCTGGGATTTTCTTACAAACAGATGGAAAAAGACGGGATTATGTTGCCGGTAATTTCTCTACAGCTGGAATTCAGGAAATCGGCAACGTATGACGACCTGATTACGGTTATCACCAAATTGGTTAAACCCCCTCTGGTAAGAATTGAATTTGAATATGAAATACGCAATGAGGAAGACGAGTTGTTAGCGACGGCCAGAACAGTTTTAGCCTTTATGGATATGAAAACGTCACGTCCGATCAAATGCCCTGACGCGATATTAAAACAGCTTCAAATATAA
- the dnaA gene encoding chromosomal replication initiator protein DnaA: MSVTANSVWNNCLAFIKDNIQPQAFKTWFEPIKPVRLSEKALSIQVPSKFFYEWLEEHYVKLLKVALTKELGEQAKLVYIIKMENTYGNKEPFTERIPSTNRGNVSSQEMDVPVKSKNPELKNPFVIPGIRNIKIESQLNPNYNFENFLEGDSNRLARSAGMAVANKPGGTSFNPLLIFGGVGLGKTHLAHAIGVDIKDKYPERTVLYISAEKFTQQYIESVKKNTRNDFIHFYQLIDVLIIDDVQFLSGKSGTQDVFFHIFNHLHQNGKQVILTSDKAPVDMQDIEQRLLSRFKWGLSAELQNPDYETRISILKNKLYRDGVEMPDDIIEYVAKHIKTNIRELEGAIISLIAQSSFNKREVTLELAQQVVEKFVKNTKREVSIDYIQKVVSDYFEMDVATLQSKTRKRHIVQARQLAMFFAKKFTKASLASIGSQIGKRDHATVLHACKTVDNLAETDKQFRKYIEDLTKKFS; encoded by the coding sequence ATGAGTGTTACTGCTAATTCCGTATGGAACAATTGTTTGGCATTTATCAAAGATAACATCCAACCGCAGGCATTCAAAACATGGTTTGAACCTATCAAACCGGTAAGACTTTCCGAAAAGGCTCTAAGTATCCAGGTTCCAAGTAAGTTCTTTTACGAATGGCTGGAAGAACATTACGTTAAATTATTAAAAGTTGCACTCACCAAGGAACTCGGGGAGCAGGCCAAATTGGTCTACATTATTAAAATGGAGAACACCTACGGGAACAAAGAACCATTTACAGAGCGCATACCCAGTACAAATCGTGGGAATGTAAGTTCACAGGAGATGGATGTCCCCGTAAAATCAAAAAATCCAGAGCTGAAGAACCCCTTCGTTATTCCAGGAATCCGGAATATCAAAATAGAATCTCAGCTCAATCCCAATTACAATTTTGAAAATTTTCTAGAAGGTGATTCCAACCGGCTGGCGAGATCGGCAGGAATGGCTGTGGCAAACAAGCCCGGTGGCACATCCTTTAATCCGCTCTTGATCTTTGGCGGCGTTGGCCTTGGAAAAACACATCTGGCTCACGCTATCGGAGTAGATATCAAAGACAAATATCCGGAGCGCACTGTACTCTATATTTCAGCAGAAAAGTTTACCCAACAATATATTGAATCTGTAAAAAAGAATACCCGCAACGACTTTATCCACTTCTATCAGTTGATCGATGTATTGATCATTGATGATGTGCAATTCCTATCCGGAAAATCAGGTACTCAGGACGTTTTCTTCCATATTTTCAACCACTTACATCAAAATGGAAAACAAGTGATCCTCACATCAGACAAGGCGCCTGTAGATATGCAGGATATTGAACAACGTCTGTTATCGAGATTTAAATGGGGCCTTTCTGCGGAACTCCAGAATCCGGATTACGAAACAAGGATTTCCATCCTCAAAAACAAACTTTACCGAGATGGAGTAGAGATGCCGGATGATATCATTGAATATGTAGCCAAACACATCAAGACCAATATCCGAGAACTGGAAGGAGCTATTATTTCATTGATCGCCCAATCTTCTTTTAACAAACGGGAAGTAACACTCGAACTGGCACAACAGGTAGTTGAAAAGTTTGTAAAAAACACCAAGCGGGAAGTCTCTATAGATTACATACAAAAAGTAGTCTCGGATTACTTTGAGATGGATGTCGCTACGCTTCAATCCAAGACCAGAAAACGCCATATTGTCCAGGCCAGGCAACTGGCAATGTTTTTTGCGAAGAAATTTACCAAAGCCTCACTGGCCAGTATCGGATCCCAGATTGGGAAGAGAGATCACGCTACGGTTTTACATGCTTGTAAAACTGTCGATAATCTCGCTGAGACCGATAAACAATTCAGAAAATACATAGAAGACCTGACCAAGAAGTTTTCCTAA
- a CDS encoding low molecular weight protein-tyrosine-phosphatase, producing MKKRVLMVCLGNICRSPLAEGILKSKVDPGNVEVDSAGTAGYHVGNPPDPRSVEEARKNQIDISGQRCRKFQREDFFEFDHIFVMDKDNYRDVSALAPDENHRKKVRLLSEGIPSLPTEVPDPYYGGQDGFKNVFKLIDEACEKLASEL from the coding sequence ATGAAAAAAAGAGTACTCATGGTGTGTCTGGGAAATATTTGCAGATCTCCATTAGCTGAAGGGATCCTCAAATCTAAGGTAGATCCCGGGAATGTGGAAGTGGATTCTGCCGGTACTGCCGGGTATCATGTTGGCAATCCTCCCGATCCCAGATCGGTTGAGGAAGCTAGGAAAAATCAAATAGACATAAGCGGGCAACGATGTCGGAAATTTCAAAGGGAAGACTTTTTTGAGTTTGATCACATTTTTGTGATGGACAAAGACAACTACAGGGATGTTTCGGCACTGGCGCCGGATGAGAATCACAGGAAAAAAGTTCGCTTACTTTCGGAAGGAATTCCGTCATTACCAACAGAGGTACCCGATCCTTATTACGGGGGTCAGGATGGATTTAAAAATGTTTTTAAGCTGATCGACGAGGCTTGTGAAAAACTGGCAAGTGAGCTATGA